In a genomic window of Phyllostomus discolor isolate MPI-MPIP mPhyDis1 chromosome 5, mPhyDis1.pri.v3, whole genome shotgun sequence:
- the LOC118500541 gene encoding mucin-21-like, with the protein MGNQWLLLLLLLFIGDGTLNLTGIIATWGCESAVTSSTPKEITMCSDASSALPNSQRDNTPTVPLNASVRSRRAATAEAQTHTTPATISTSLPAYNSAGSTGWATAMYNPQEEILHTANITASKGTTLSNSMVTSTLKEQGGTASSTTATSDETSEQNQRASAAAALAPSPTVNILETSVSTDSQKSSTLRVPTALSTPGNDITSPVSMATTVSKKSISPTTLNKITDVKGSPPVTTSTVIHTISLTLTSLGATVLGTTMSGTQEGETAAAQPPAPTIAPTMDTLSETRHSITTQTPSGAVQSAPSAGPATAQPPEITAIHSTALVPSSSGTITPPAMTGASQASPKPTQTSSSGAGTCDSDEYLDSKGVCMCNDSYYAHSELSGVLVALHCRPQKIEVVLRSCFLKARHWILREGAFSGCSSVSEVEEGLGAQVFRMEKKEGTCGLRLSTDSSHALYLLEEHLLQELPGITTSNATMLSLSCVYPLVVNVSQTHPYPVTSFPYNTIYVPGIGDTIVILGIFTDPELSSPLENRPSPLGKLLYVVLRATSSDPDRFALVASEVFASTSIFMTGAAKATHHFVKESCPVSHQLLWGLQDKGASLEVTLVFKLFRLNSDMLYLHSRVTLCDKQVGRPCQPEPGWLFFF; encoded by the exons ATGGGCAACCAGTGgcttttgctgctgctgctgctatttaTTGGGGATGGAACCCTCAATCTGACTG GCATTATTGCCACCTGGGGGTGTGAGTCAGCTGTAACAAGTTCCACACCTAAGGAAATCACAATGTGTTCAGATGCATCCTCAGCTCTCCCCAACAGCCAGAGAGACAACACCCCTACAGTTCCACTTAATGCCTCAGTCAGAAGCAGGAGGGCAGCAACAGCTGAGGCCCAGACGCATACAACACCAGCTACAATTTCAACTTCACTGCCAGCCTACAACTCTGCTGGGTCCACTGGGTGGGCAACCGCAATGTATAACCCTCAGGAGGAGATATTACATACAGCTAACATCACAGCCTCCAAGGGCACAACACTGTCAAATTCCATGGTGACTTCTACATTGAAGGAACAGGGAGGGACAGCCTCATCCACTACGGCCACTTCAGATGAGACCTCAGAGCAGAATCAGAGAGCTTCAGCTGCAGCCGCGTTAGCACCAAGTCCCACAGTCAATATATTGGAAACATCGGTGTCCACTGACTCTCAGAAGTCATCCACTCTCAGAGTTCCAACAGCTTTAAGCACACCAGGCAATGACATTACATCACCAGTGTCCATGGCAACCACTGTCTCCAAGAAGTCAATATCCCCAACAACACTGAACAAAATCACTGATGTGAAAGGATCTCCACCCGTGACAACCAGCACAGTTATCCACACCATTTCACTAACACTGACCAGCCTGGGAGCAACTGTTCTCGGGACAACCATGTCTGGGACTCAGGAAGGGGAAACTGCAGCTGCACAACCCCCAGCCCCAACAATAGCCCCCACAATGGACACGCTGTCTGAAACACGTCACAGCATCACCACACAGACACCCTCCGGTGCGGTGCAATCAGCCCCCAGTGCTGGCCCTGCAACAGCCCAGCCACCTGAGATAACGGCTATTCACTCGACAGCCCTTGTCCCCAGCTCCTCAGGGACAATAACCCCCCCTGCCATGACTGGGGCCAGTCAAGCTTCCCCGAAGCCCACCCAGACCAGTAGTTCCGGAGCAGGCACCTGTGATTCAGACGAGTACCTAGACAGCAAGGGAGTCTGTATGTGCAATGACAGCTACTACGCTCACTCAG AACTGTCTGGAGTATTGGTGGCCCTGCACTGCAGGCCACAGAAAATTGAGGTGGTCCTGAGAAGCTGCTTCCTGAAGGCTCGTCATTGGATCCTGAGGGAAGGTGCCTTCTCAGGATGCTCCAGTGTCAGTGAGGTAGAGGAAGGTCTCGGTGCCCAAGTCTTCAGGATGGAGAAGAAGGAGGGTACTTGTGGACTCCGCCTCTCT ACCGATAGCAGCCATGCCCTTTATTTGCTAGAGGAGCATCTTCTGCAGGAGCTCCCTGGTATTACCACTTCCAATGCCACAATGCTTAGCCTCAGTTGTGTGTACCCTCTGGTGGTGAACGTCAGCCAAACCCACCCCTATCCGGTGACCTCCTTCCC ATATAACACCATCTATGTCCCGGGGATTGGGGACACCATTGTCATCCTGGGCATCTTCACAGACCCTGAGCTCTCATCTCCACTTGAGAACAGACCATCTCCCCTTGGCAAGCTTCTCTACGTGGTCCTCAGAGCCACAAGCAGTGATCCAGACAGATTTGCCCTGGTGGCCAGTGAGGTCTTTGCCAGCACCAGCATCTTCATGACAGGTGCTGCTAAGGCCACCCATCACTTTGTGAAGGAAAG CTGTCCAGTCAGCCACCAGTTGCTCTGGGGATTGCAGGACAAAGGGGCCTCTCTGGAGGTGACATTGGTCTTCAAACTGTTCCGCTTGAACAGCGATATGCTCTACCTGCATAGCCGAGTGACCCTGTGTGACAAGCAGGTGGGACGCCCATGCCAGCCG GAGCCTGGATGGCTATTTTTCTTCTGA